A section of the Meles meles chromosome 8, mMelMel3.1 paternal haplotype, whole genome shotgun sequence genome encodes:
- the LOC123948403 gene encoding olfactory marker protein — MAEDGPKQPQLSMPLVLDQDLTKQMQLRVESLKQRGEKRQDGEKLLRPAEAVYRLDFVQQQKLQFERWDVVLDKPGKVTITGTSQNWTPDLTNLMTRQLLDPAAIFWRKEDSEAMDWNEADALEFGERLSDLAKIRKVMYFLITFGEGLEPADLKASVVFNQL, encoded by the coding sequence ATGGCAGAGGACGGGCCGAAGCAGCCGCAGCTCAGCATGCCCCTGGTCCTGGACCAGGACCTGACCAAGCAGATGCAGCTGCGCGTGGAGAGCCTGAAGCAGCGCGGGGAGAAGCGCCAGGACGGCGAGAAGCTGCTGCGGCCGGCTGAGGCTGTCTACCGCCTGGACTTCGTCCAGCAGCAGAAGCTGCAGTTCGAGCGCTGGGACGTGGTGCTGGACAAGCCGGGCAAGGTCACCATCACGGGCACCTCCCAGAACTGGACGCCCGACCTCACCAACCTCATGACGCGCCAGCTGCTGGACCCCGCTGCCATCTTCTGGCGCAAGGAGGACTCGGAGGCCATGGATTGGAATGAGGCCGACGCCCTGGAGTTTGGGGAGCGCCTGTCGGATCTGGCCAAGATCCGCAAGGTCATGTACTTCCTCATCACCTTTGGCGAGGGCCTGGAGCCCGCTGACCTCAAGGCCTCTGTAGTCTTTAACCAGCTCTGA